A DNA window from Helianthus annuus cultivar XRQ/B chromosome 15, HanXRQr2.0-SUNRISE, whole genome shotgun sequence contains the following coding sequences:
- the LOC110911545 gene encoding uncharacterized protein LOC110911545, whose translation MTDTNEDEATRQEQLKTMISEEIGRAMQASIPHLAQEVEGHVLEVVESMMESKIDELKGMINAMQERKGTCKCTYKEFMACNPLPFKGEIDPIICQRWIASTEAVFIRSHCEKEDQVMFATGLLQLRAKDWWDVYSKELGEEKVQVLTWQEFKEPFLKHHCPQSAIDKIQEDFLHLRQKDETIDEITNVFLDKLKFCNEIAGTERMKINRYYGMLKDEYREFIIPAKCETLNELIELARDREIEIRRQAKRGEKRVSENVSSSSPSKKPKFQDQGKKDKAKGSIPKCKTCGKLHTGECLKGKKGCYNCGQEGHPYYRCPNPSRTCYNCFQPGHIKAECPKLQQKADKEARKEEAPRAKGRMFQITTEEAKDHPNVVSGVKEESSSQVKQQGDQDRGKSHV comes from the exons ATGACGGATACGAATGAGGATGAAGCGACACGACAAGAACAGCTGAAAACTATGATCTCGGAAGAGATTGGAAGGGCAATGCAAGCAAGTATTCCTCATTTAGCCCAAGAAGTGGAAGGTCATGTGCTAGAAGTGGTAGAATCCATGATGGAGAGTAAGATAGACgagttaaaaggaatgattaacgCAATGCAAGAAAGGAAAGGAACTTGCAagtgcacttacaaagaatttatgGCGTGCAACCCGTTACCATTCAAAGGAGAAATTGATCCTATAATATGTCAAAGGTGGATTGCAAGTACGGAAGCGGTGTTCATAAGGAGTCATTGTGAAaaggaggatcaagtgatgttcgCCACCGGTTTGCTACAACTCCGAGCTAAGGATTGGTGGGATGTTTATAGTAAAGAGCTTGGGGAAGAAAAAGTTCAAGTCTTGACATGGCAAGAGTTCAAGGAACCTTTTCTGAAGCACCACTGTCCACAATCTGCCATCGACAAGATCCAAGAAGATTTCTTACATCTTCGTCAGAAAGATGAAACCATTGATGAAATCACCAACGTTTTCCTTGACAAGCTGAAGTTCTGTAACGAGATAGCAGGAACGGAGAGAATGAAGATAAACCGTTATTACGGTATGTTGAAGGATGAATATCGGGAGTTCATAATTCCCGCTAAATGTGAAACTTTGAATGAGCTCATTGAACTGGCCCGAGATAGGGAGATTGAAATAAGAAGACAGGCGAAAAGAGGCGAAAAGAGAGTATCTGAAAATGTTTCCAGCTCGAGCCCTTCAAAGAAACCAAAATTTCAAGATCAAGGCAAGAAGGATAAGGCGAAGGGTAGTATTCCGAAATGCAAAACGTGCGGGAAGTTACACACGGGGGAATGTTTGAAAGGGAAGAAGGGTTGTTACAATTGTGGTCAAGAGGGACACCCATACTATAGGTGTCCTAATCCTTCAAGAACGTGTTACAACTGTTTCCAACCGGGTCATATTAAGGCTGAGTGTCCCAAGCTTCAACAGAAGGCTGATAAGGAGGCAAGAAAGGAGGAAGCCCCAAGAGCTAAGGGGAGGATGTTTCAGATCACAACCGAGGAAGCGAAGGACCACCCGAATGTTGTAtcag GCGTTAAGGAAGAAAGTTCGAGTCAAGTGAAGCAACAAGGGGATCAAGACCGAG GTAAATCTCATGTCTAG